One genomic region from Mycobacterium basiliense encodes:
- a CDS encoding Rv1815 family serine proteinase translates to MVGRLPLRAIVTSATVAALACVWAPTARAEPPLVFPGMEIHQDIHVCTLAYVDPAMHMAFSAGHCRGQGAVTDRANNVIGHLQSFRDNTPNGSTVATDQSIDDYEAIALVDDVRLSNILPGGRALTSSPGLALAPGQPVCHFGISTGETCGTVESVNNGWFTMTGGVTSQRGDSGGPVYLAGGGPGQLVGIFNSVWGDFPAAVSWRTTLDQIHQDLGAPFLG, encoded by the coding sequence ATGGTGGGCCGCCTGCCACTGCGCGCGATTGTCACATCGGCGACCGTCGCCGCCCTAGCCTGCGTGTGGGCACCTACCGCCCGCGCCGAGCCGCCACTGGTTTTCCCGGGCATGGAAATCCACCAAGACATCCACGTCTGCACCCTGGCGTATGTCGACCCCGCGATGCACATGGCTTTCTCGGCGGGCCACTGTCGAGGCCAGGGAGCAGTCACCGACCGCGCGAACAATGTCATCGGCCATCTTCAATCGTTTCGCGACAACACACCCAACGGTTCCACCGTGGCGACCGACCAATCCATCGATGACTACGAGGCCATTGCGCTGGTCGACGATGTCAGATTGAGCAACATTTTGCCGGGTGGCCGAGCGCTGACGTCATCGCCCGGCTTGGCGCTTGCGCCGGGTCAGCCGGTCTGCCACTTCGGTATCAGCACGGGTGAGACCTGCGGGACCGTCGAGAGCGTCAACAACGGGTGGTTCACCATGACCGGGGGGGTGACCAGCCAGCGGGGCGATTCGGGCGGACCGGTGTATCTGGCCGGTGGCGGTCCCGGACAACTTGTCGGCATCTTCAACAGTGTGTGGGGGGATTTCCCGGCCGCGGTGTCCTGGCGCACCACCCTCGATCAGATCCACCAAGATCTCGGAGCGCCCTTCCTCGGTTAG
- a CDS encoding VOC family protein encodes MNFSAQAPTQIAWVTQDLDATETALTGLLGVRKWVRIPDVHFAADTCSYRGKPADFIASISLSYLGDMQLELISPVRGENIYSDYLRASGPGLHHVCMEAETPERFETAVAAAAQHGATVVQRGVMPGGIQFAYVAAPHAGVPFVEIAYFSPEIKAFYDYIKQEQR; translated from the coding sequence ATGAACTTTTCCGCTCAGGCGCCAACACAGATCGCATGGGTTACCCAGGATCTGGATGCCACCGAAACGGCTCTCACCGGCTTGTTAGGCGTTCGGAAGTGGGTACGGATACCCGATGTGCACTTTGCGGCGGATACCTGCAGCTATCGCGGCAAGCCGGCCGATTTCATCGCGAGCATCTCACTGAGCTATCTCGGTGACATGCAGTTGGAGCTGATCTCACCGGTCCGCGGAGAGAATATCTATAGTGATTATTTGCGGGCCTCCGGTCCGGGCTTGCACCACGTCTGTATGGAAGCCGAAACCCCAGAGCGGTTCGAGACCGCCGTAGCTGCGGCAGCACAGCACGGCGCCACGGTGGTGCAGCGCGGGGTGATGCCCGGTGGCATCCAGTTCGCCTATGTGGCGGCGCCACACGCGGGGGTTCCCTTTGTGGAGATCGCGTACTTCTCCCCAGAGATCAAGGCGTTTTACGACTACATCAAACAGGAGCAACGGTGA
- a CDS encoding PE family protein, which translates to MSFVVAVPEMVAAAVSDVAGVGAMIDAANAAAAGATVGIAAAGGDEVSAAIAALFSGHAQAYQRVGAEVAVFHARFEQALSVGARAYSGAEAANAALLQDPLQGLVTAVNGSVEQWTGRPLVGNGANGAPGSGADGAAGGWLLGDGGAGGSGAVGQAGGNGGAAGLIGGGGAGGAGGNSPLGDGRPGGTGGTGGAGGLLFGAGGVGGAGGASFVSGGVGGAGGAGGLFGAGGIGGVGGSGNVGGAGGAGGDGGLLAGLLGAGGGDGGTGGLGARGGDGGAGGSGGLVTGPGGSGGAGGTGAALGGAGGAGGNAGLLFGAGGAGGGGGYSFNGDGGAGGNGGNAGLMLSSGGSGGAGGTGSIDGGAGGAGGDAGWLGGGGAGGAGGFGEVNQGGAGGRGGVGGQLLGNGGAGGAGGQGSDDGGAGGAGGNGVLIGNGGNGGVGGAGPTAGGDGAGGTSGLLLGADGFNAPVSTSPVHTLQQQALAAVNAPVQELTGRPLIGNGAPAAAGSGAAGAAGGWLLGDGGAGGSAAASTGLPGGAGGDAGLIGAGGAGGAGGFSAIIGGPGVPGAVGGAGGAGGWLLGDGGAGGAGGFSAFGDGGDGGAGGAGGLLGAGGVGGTGGASTSLGLGGTGGEGGAGGAGGLLGGLFGSGGGDGGGGGFSGGSDGAGGAGGTGGNAGLLGGPGGAGGTGGDGLANLALNANGGAGGAGGNAGLLFGSGGAGGAGGTGGVGSSGGVGGAGGHGGNAGLLFSDAGAGGFGGFGGTGGGSGGAGGAAGWFGAGGAGGAGGGSNGDGGDGGAGGAGAQLFGNGGAGGAGGDGRLLGSVGIGGTGGKGGDAVLIGDGGNGGNGGLGTPSGGAGAGGTGGLLLGENGIDGGFAPPATQIVLLGGSLPSPEA; encoded by the coding sequence GCGGCGGCGGTGTCGGATGTGGCTGGTGTTGGGGCGATGATCGATGCGGCGAATGCGGCGGCGGCTGGGGCGACGGTGGGGATTGCGGCTGCTGGTGGGGATGAGGTGTCGGCGGCGATTGCGGCGTTGTTTTCCGGGCATGCGCAGGCCTATCAGCGGGTCGGTGCTGAGGTGGCGGTGTTTCATGCGCGGTTTGAGCAGGCGTTGTCGGTGGGTGCGCGGGCGTATTCGGGTGCTGAGGCGGCTAATGCGGCGTTGTTGCAGGATCCGTTGCAGGGCTTGGTTACTGCGGTTAATGGGTCTGTTGAGCAGTGGACTGGGCGTCCGTTGGTTGGCAATGGTGCTAACGGTGCGCCGGGGTCGGGGGCCGATGGGGCTGCGGGTGGGTGGTTGTTGGGTGATGGTGGGGCTGGTGGGTCGGGGGCTGTGGGTCAGGCCGGTGGTAATGGTGGGGCGGCCGGGTTGATCGGTGGTGGGGGTGCCGGTGGCGCCGGCGGCAACTCGCCATTGGGTGACGGCAGGCCCGGCGGAACCGGTGGCACTGGCGGGGCCGGTGGCCTGCTGTTTGGCGCTGGTGGTGTCGGCGGTGCCGGCGGGGCGAGCTTTGTTTCCGGTGGTGTCGGAGGCGCGGGTGGCGCGGGCGGACTGTTCGGTGCCGGCGGGATCGGCGGGGTTGGCGGGTCGGGCAACGTCGGCGGCGCCGGTGGGGCTGGAGGAGACGGCGGTCTGCTGGCCGGATTGCTCGGTGCCGGTGGCGGTGACGGCGGCACCGGGGGCCTCGGCGCCCGAGGCGGCGACGGTGGCGCCGGCGGGTCTGGTGGCCTGGTCACCGGCCCAGGTGGATCGGGCGGGGCCGGCGGTACGGGCGCCGCCTTGGGCGGGGCCGGCGGCGCTGGCGGCAACGCTGGCCTGCTGTTCGGGGCGGGGGGCGCCGGTGGGGGCGGCGGATACTCCTTCAACGGTGACGGGGGCGCCGGAGGTAATGGCGGCAATGCCGGGCTGATGTTGTCCAGCGGTGGGTCTGGCGGGGCGGGCGGAACCGGGTCCATCGACGGCGGTGCCGGCGGGGCCGGCGGGGACGCCGGCTGGCTGGGCGGCGGTGGCGCCGGCGGCGCCGGCGGCTTCGGGGAGGTAAACCAAGGCGGTGCCGGCGGGCGGGGCGGTGTTGGCGGACAGCTGCTGGGTAATGGTGGGGCCGGCGGTGCCGGCGGACAGGGGTCCGATGACGGTGGCGCCGGCGGAGCCGGGGGCAACGGTGTGCTGATTGGCAATGGCGGCAATGGCGGTGTCGGCGGGGCCGGCCCCACCGCGGGTGGTGACGGCGCCGGAGGGACCAGCGGGTTGCTGTTGGGTGCCGATGGCTTCAACGCCCCGGTCAGCACCTCGCCGGTGCACACGCTTCAACAACAAGCTCTGGCTGCGGTCAATGCCCCCGTTCAGGAACTGACCGGGCGTCCGCTGATCGGCAACGGCGCTCCCGCGGCGGCCGGTAGCGGGGCCGCCGGAGCGGCGGGTGGGTGGCTGCTGGGGGACGGTGGGGCTGGTGGATCCGCCGCTGCCAGCACCGGCCTGCCGGGTGGTGCCGGTGGCGACGCCGGGTTGATCGGTGCCGGTGGAGCCGGTGGGGCCGGCGGGTTCTCTGCGATCATCGGTGGCCCCGGCGTGCCCGGTGCAGTCGGCGGTGCCGGCGGGGCGGGCGGCTGGCTCCTCGGGGACGGTGGCGCCGGCGGGGCCGGCGGATTCTCAGCGTTTGGCGACGGCGGCGATGGTGGCGCTGGCGGCGCCGGCGGCCTGCTCGGCGCCGGTGGAGTTGGCGGAACCGGTGGTGCAAGCACCAGCCTCGGTCTCGGCGGGACTGGCGGTGAGGGTGGGGCCGGCGGGGCCGGCGGGCTCTTGGGTGGGTTGTTTGGGTCCGGCGGCGGTGACGGCGGTGGGGGCGGGTTTAGTGGGGGCAGTGATGGCGCCGGCGGGGCCGGCGGGACTGGCGGGAATGCCGGCCTGCTAGGTGGCCCCGGCGGGGCCGGCGGGACCGGCGGCGATGGGCTTGCCAACCTGGCGCTGAACGCCAACGGTGGTGCCGGGGGTGCTGGCGGTAACGCCGGGTTGTTGTTTGGCTCCGGTGGGGCCGGCGGCGCGGGAGGCACCGGCGGCGTCGGCTCCAGCGGTGGCGTCGGAGGCGCTGGTGGGCATGGTGGCAACGCTGGGTTGCTGTTCTCCGATGCCGGCGCCGGCGGATTTGGCGGCTTCGGCGGCACTGGCGGCGGAAGCGGCGGGGCCGGCGGCGCCGCCGGCTGGTTCGGCGCGGGTGGTGCCGGCGGTGCCGGTGGAGGCTCGAATGGAGACGGCGGTGACGGCGGGGCCGGCGGGGCCGGAGCGCAACTGTTCGGCAACGGAGGCGCCGGCGGAGCCGGCGGGGATGGCAGGCTGCTCGGGAGTGTCGGCATCGGCGGTACTGGTGGCAAGGGCGGCGATGCCGTACTGATTGGCGACGGTGGTAACGGTGGTAACGGCGGCTTGGGTACACCCTCGGGCGGCGCCGGGGCCGGGGGCACCGGCGGATTGCTGCTTGGCGAGAACGGGATTGATGGCGGGTTCGCCCCGCCGGCGACGCAAATCGTGTTGCTCGGCGGAAGTCTGCCGTCGCCGGAGGCCTAG
- a CDS encoding FAD-binding protein, translated as MNTDIPATVDASTVTSWSDDVDVVVIGFGIAGGCAAVSAAQQRGAGARVLVLERAATAGGTTSLAGGHFYLGGGTAVQQATGHPDSPDEMYKYLVAVSRRPDHAKIRAYCDASVEHFNWLEDLGFQFERSYFPGKAVIQPNTEGLMYTGNEKVWPFLEKAVPAPRGHKVPVPGDTGGASMVIDLLLKRAASLGVQIRYETGATELIVDPLGTVTGVVWKRFAETGAIKAKSVIIAAGGFVMNPEMVAKYTPKLAEKPFVLGNTYDDGLGIRMGVSAGGATEHMDQIFITAPPYPPSILLTGIIVNKLGQRFVAEDSYHSRTAGFIMDQPDSAAYLIVDEAHLEHPKMPLVPLIDGWETVAEMEAALGIPRGNLAATLERYNSYAAFGEDPDFHKQPEFLAPQDHGPWGAFDMSLGKAMYAGFTVGGLATSVNGQVRRADGTVVPGLYAVGACASNIAQDGKGYASGTQLGEGSFFGRLAGAHAAAALGTDA; from the coding sequence GTGAACACCGACATCCCAGCGACCGTCGACGCGAGCACGGTCACCTCCTGGTCGGACGACGTCGACGTGGTGGTGATCGGATTCGGTATTGCCGGCGGCTGCGCGGCGGTAAGCGCGGCCCAGCAAAGAGGGGCCGGAGCGCGGGTGCTGGTGCTCGAACGTGCCGCCACGGCGGGCGGTACCACATCGTTGGCCGGGGGGCATTTCTATCTGGGCGGCGGGACCGCCGTGCAACAGGCCACCGGCCATCCCGACTCACCCGACGAGATGTACAAGTATCTGGTCGCGGTGTCGCGTCGGCCCGATCACGCCAAGATTCGCGCCTACTGCGACGCCAGTGTCGAACACTTCAACTGGCTCGAAGACCTCGGCTTTCAATTCGAGCGAAGCTACTTCCCGGGCAAGGCGGTGATTCAGCCGAACACCGAAGGACTCATGTACACCGGCAACGAGAAGGTCTGGCCGTTCCTCGAAAAGGCCGTCCCCGCACCGCGCGGCCACAAGGTGCCGGTTCCCGGTGACACCGGCGGTGCCAGCATGGTGATCGACCTACTGCTCAAGCGGGCCGCTAGCCTCGGGGTGCAAATCCGCTATGAGACGGGTGCGACCGAACTCATTGTCGATCCGTTGGGCACGGTGACCGGCGTGGTGTGGAAGCGGTTCGCCGAAACCGGTGCAATCAAGGCGAAGTCGGTGATCATCGCGGCCGGGGGATTCGTGATGAACCCGGAGATGGTCGCCAAGTACACCCCGAAATTGGCGGAGAAGCCATTCGTACTCGGCAACACCTACGACGACGGTCTTGGCATCCGGATGGGTGTCTCGGCCGGGGGCGCCACCGAGCACATGGATCAGATCTTCATTACTGCTCCGCCATACCCGCCGTCGATCCTGCTCACCGGGATCATCGTCAACAAACTCGGACAACGGTTCGTCGCCGAGGACTCCTACCACTCCAGGACCGCGGGATTCATCATGGACCAGCCCGACAGCGCGGCGTATTTGATCGTCGACGAGGCCCATCTTGAGCACCCGAAAATGCCGCTGGTCCCGTTGATCGACGGCTGGGAGACAGTCGCTGAAATGGAAGCGGCACTTGGCATTCCGCGGGGCAACCTGGCCGCCACTCTGGAGCGTTACAACAGCTATGCCGCCTTTGGCGAGGATCCCGACTTTCACAAGCAGCCCGAATTTTTGGCGCCGCAGGACCACGGGCCGTGGGGCGCCTTCGACATGTCGTTGGGCAAGGCGATGTACGCCGGATTCACCGTCGGCGGGCTGGCCACCTCGGTGAACGGGCAAGTGCGGCGCGCCGACGGCACGGTGGTGCCTGGTTTGTACGCGGTCGGAGCATGCGCCTCCAACATCGCTCAAGACGGCAAGGGCTACGCCAGCGGTACCCAGCTGGGGGAGGGCTCGTTCTTCGGCCGGCTCGCCGGAGCACACGCGGCCGCGGCGTTGGGCACTGACGCCTGA